The Arachis ipaensis cultivar K30076 chromosome B07, Araip1.1, whole genome shotgun sequence genome includes a window with the following:
- the LOC107610030 gene encoding protein WALLS ARE THIN 1 translates to MADSGSSSSRRMWCSIPEKLQLHGAMLALQFGYAGFHVVSRAALNMGVSKLVFPVYRNIIAFLLLLPFAYFLEKKERPAITLNFLLQFFLLALVGITANQGFYLLGLDNTSPTFASAIQNSVPAITFLMAAILRIEKVRLDRKDGVAKVAGTVFCVAGASVITLYKGPTIYSPEPPLQTAAMSLGAAAEEGKNWTLGCVYLIGHCLSWSGWLVLQAPVLKKYPARLSVTSYTCFFGLLQFLAIALVVERDVNAWIFQSGAEVFTIVYAGVVASGIAFAVQIWCIDRGGPVFVAVYQPVQTLVVAVMASLALGEQFYLGGIIGAVLIVVGLYLVLWGKSEEKKFASQSQHVIASGPEHSSIRPASHAKPSLTQPLLPSSTENV, encoded by the exons ATGGCTGATTCAGGATCCTCATCGTCAAGGAGGATGTGGTGCTCCATCCCAGAGAAGCTTCAACTACATGGTGCCATGCTGGCACTCCAGTTTGGCTATGCTGGCTTTCATGTTGTCTCAAGAGCTGCCCTTAACATGGGCGTTAGCAAACTTGTCTTCCCAGTCTACCGCAACATCATTGCTTTTCTCCTCCTCCTTCCCTTTGCATACTTCTTGGAGAA GAAGGAGAGGCCTGCCATTACTTTAAACTTCTTGCTGCAGTTCTTTCTTCTGGCACTTGTTGG GATTACAGCGAACCAAGGGTTTTACTTGCTGGGATTGGACAACACATCTCCAACATTTGCATCTGCAATACAGAACTCTGTCCCAGCCATTACATTTCTCATGGCAGCCATACTCAGGATAGAGAAAGTGCGGCTCGACAGAAAAGATGGCGTGGCAAAGGTAGCCGGAACAGTATTCTGTGTGGCGGGGGCGTCCGTCATAACACTCTACAAGGGTCCAACCATCTACAGCCCAGAACCACCGCTGCAGACCGCAGCCATGAGCTTAGGGGCGGCAGCAGAAGAGGGAAAGAACTGGACCCTGGGATGTGTCTACCTCATTGGCCATTGCTTGTCTTGGTCCGGTTGGCTCGTCCTGCAGGCTCCGGTTCTGAAGAAGTACCCGGCTCGGCTCTCCGTGACTTCCTACACGTGCTTCTTTGGACTGTTGCAATTCCTTGCCATTGCTCTGGTGGTTGAAAGAGATGTGAATGCTTGGATTTTCCAATCAGGTGCTGAAGTCTTCACTATTGTATACGCGGGAGTGGTTGCTTCCGGCATAGCCTTTGCGGTGCAGATATGGTGCATTGACAGAGGTGGCCCTGTGTTCGTGGCGGTGTATCAGCCAGTCCAGACTCTTGTCGTCGCTGTCATGGCTTCCCTTGCTTTGGGTGAACAGTTCTACTTAGGCGG GATCATTGGAGCAGTTTTGATCGTAGTGGGTCTGTACCTAGTCCTGTGGGGTAAATCCGAAGAGAAGAAATTTGCATCTCAATCGCAACATGTCATTGCTTCTGGTCCAGAGCACAGTAGCATCAGGCCCGCAAGCCATGCCAAACCATCTCTTACTCAGCCTCTTCTTCCTTCCTCAACGGAAAATGTTTGA
- the LOC107607561 gene encoding protein NRT1/ PTR FAMILY 8.2-like, translating to MEWSSDLVSNGRVDVQGRIANKRTTGGWKASPFIIVNEVVERLAFFAVGVNMVNYLISVMHQSLPDAASHSSQWAGAAYVFTLLGAFLADAYFGRFRTILIFSSIYALGMVMLTLLASLSNLHPQQHKEATKDQNAFLYGALALIALGTGGIKPCVSSFGADQFDEGDDKEVVHKSAFFNWFFFAINTGALFGITVPVYVQEQVGWSWGFGIPTIFMFCSILILLLGVRYYRFQKPMGSPFTRFLQVMVASFRNHLKGVKLGIDTPLYEVQTPNSDIVGASKLPHTQQYRFLDKASVIVDPEGTNRRNRWEICTVTQVEEFKSFIRVLPVWASTIALALTYSQQSTFFISQANISNRNLSSKFIIPAGSVPVFAAINAVIVVPIYEKLVVPFLRKRTGHPRGLTSLQRMGVGLFISIFAMASAALVEKKRREHYPERNSISVFWLFPQYFMIGCAEVFTYVGQLEFFYDEATDGTRSISSAMFLCEFGIGSWLNSVLVQIIEGATGGENRGWLRNDLNASRLDYFYWIVTAFNALNFIVYVFVAYSYKGKGKPRT from the exons ATGGAATGGAGTAGTGATCTTGTAAGCAACGGTCGCGTGGATGTGCAGGGTAGGATCGCCAACAAGCGAACAACGGGAGGATGGAAGGCGTCACCCTTTATCATAG TGAACGAGGTGGTGGAGAGGTTGGCGTTTTTCGCAGTAGGAGTGAATATGGTGAATTACTTGATTTCAGTAATGCATCAGTCGCTTCCAGACGCAGCTTCGCATTCCTCCCAGTGGGCTGGCGCTGCTTATGTCTTTACGCTTCTCGGAGCCTTCCTTGCTGACGCTTATTTCGGTCGCTTTCGGACTATCCTCATCTTCTCCTCCATCTATGCCCTC GGGATGGTTATGCTGACACTCTTAGCTTCACTAAGCAATCTGCACCCACAGCAACACAAAGAAGCAACCAAAGACCAAAATGCATTCCTGTACGGTGCATTGGCCCTCATTGCACTGGGCACAGGTGGAATCAAGCCATGTGTCTCTTCCTTCGGCGCCGACCAATTCGACGAGGGAGACGACAAAGAAGTTGTACACAAGTCTGCATTCTTCAACTGGTTCTTCTTCGCCATCAACACTGGCGCTCTCTTTGGAATCACTGTACCAGTTTATGTGCAGGAGCAGGTAGGGTGGTCTTGGGGCTTTGGAATACCCACCATCTTCATGTTTTGCTCCATTCTTATCCTACTTCTTGGTGTCCGTTACTACCGTTTTCAAAAACCTATGGGAAGCCCCTTCACTAGGTTTCTACAAGTCATGGTAGCCTCCTTCAGGAACCATCTTAAAGGAGTCAAACTAGGTATTGATACTCCTCTTTATGAGGTACAAACCCCAAACTCTGACATCGTTGGTGCTAGTAAGCTTCCTCACACTCAACAATACAG GTTTCTTGACAAAGCCTCAGTGATAGTGGACCCAGAAGGGACAAACAGAAGAAACAGATGGGAGATATGCACAGTGACACAGGTGGAAGAGTTCAAATCATTCATCAGAGTCCTTCCAGTGTGGGCATCCACCATTGCTCTAGCTCTGACTTATTCTCAACAGTCAACCTTCTTCATAAGCCAAGCAAACATAAGCAACCGAAACCTGAGCAGCAAATTCATTATCCCTGCAGGTTCTGTGCCGGTATTCGCCGCCATCAACGCAGTGATAGTGGTCCCAATCTACGAGAAGCTGGTAGTCCCATTCCTCAGGAAGCGCACAGGGCATCCACGTGGCCTCACATCGCTGCAACGAATGGGCGTGGGACTCTTCATATCGATCTTTGCCATGGCTTCAGCTGCATTGGTGGAAAAGAAAAGACGCGAGCACTACCCCGAAAGGAATAGCATTAGCGTGTTCTGGTTGTTCCCTCAGTACTTCATGATTGGGTGTGCAGAGGTATTCACTTACGTAGGGCAGTTGGAGTTCTTCTACGACGAAGCGACGGATGGGACGAGAAGCATTAGCAGTGCAATGTTTCTGTGCGAGTTTGGGATCGGAAGCTGGTTGAACAGTGTGTTGGTGCAGATCATTGAAGGTGCCACTGGTGGAGAAAACAGAGGGTGGTTGAGGAACGATCTTAATGCGAGTAGATTGGATTACTTTTATTGGATCGTAACTGCTTTCAATGCTCTCAACTTCATCGTCTACGTATTCGTCGCCTATTCTTACAAAGGGAAAGGGAAACCACGTACCTAG